The following proteins are encoded in a genomic region of Neoarius graeffei isolate fNeoGra1 chromosome 6, fNeoGra1.pri, whole genome shotgun sequence:
- the tsen34 gene encoding tRNA-splicing endonuclease subunit Sen34 — translation MDWDATELSIQSDEQHAESSECVEARNQTDGEEKAENQTVNISFCGSTPLLWRAADIKKCREEVGVIGTLVGSLARQPRQNVRLGRPLEILQEEAWLLVETGKAIALRHKELSADEESRLKAVELYEARLEQSYKEQHVLALEDKKAVLQRVISEKQNAHKGKDAAEQAVRQRLESLEKSFSFPRSAMAVQLCTARAGFSHCPEEHAFLTVDWPMPRNKRSETRFRVYKDLRRKGFYLTPAGKFGGDYLVYPDDPLRFHAHFIALCLPMDEKLPLCDVLAIARLGSSVKKTVLLCSPQDTSDSGEEMGEEVVYSSLQWSGIV, via the exons ATGGATTGGGATGCGACAGAACTGAGCATCCAGTCTGATGAACAACATGCAGAAAGCAGTGAGTGTGTGGAGGCGAGAAATCAGACTGATGGCGAAGAGAAGGCTGAGAATCAGACTGTGAACATCAGCTTCTGCGGATCCACGCCTTTGCTGTGGAGGGCGGCAGATATTAAGAAGTGTAGAGAAGAGGTCGGGGTGATCGGGACTCTTGTGGGGTCTCTGGCCAGACAGCCAAGGCAGAATGTCAgactgggaaggccactggaAATCCTGCAGGAAGAGGCTTGGCTGCTGGTGGAGACTGGAAAGGCGATTGCTTTACGGCACAAAGAG CTGTCTGCAGATGAAGAAAGTCGTTTGAAGGCAGTGGAGTTGTACGAGGCCAGACTAGAGCAGAGTTATAAGGAGCAGCATGTTCTCGCCCTGGAGGACAAGAAAGCTGTACTGCAAAGAGTAATCAGTGAGAAACAGAATG CTCACAAGGGTAAGGATGCAGCAGAGCAGGCAGTCAGACAGCGACTTGAATCTCTGGAGAAGAGCTTCTCGTTCCCCCGTTCTGCCATGGCTGTCCAACTCTGCACTGCACGTGCCGGCTTCAGTCACTGTCCTGAGGAACATGCTTTCTTGACTGTTGATTGGCCAATGCCTAGAAACAAGCGCTCAGAGACGAGATTCCGGGTTTATAAGGATCTTAGGAGGAAAGGCTTCTATCTAACTCCAGCAGGGAAGTTTGGGGGTGATTATCTGGTGTATCCAG ATGATCCACTCCGCTTTCATGCCCACTTCATCGCCCTGTGCTTGCCAATGGATGAAAAGTTACCACTCTGTGATGTTCTTGCTATAGCAAGGCTTGGATCCAGTGTAAAGAAAACAGTGTTACTTTGCTCACCACAGGATACCAGTGACAGTGGAGAGGAAATGGGAGAGGAGGTTGTGTATTCGTCTCTGCAGTGGAGTGGAATAGTATAG